The Fusobacterium periodonticum 1_1_41FAA genomic sequence GAAAAAACACCATTAATTGCCGTTAATGGTGTTTTGTAATCCCGATTTTTCTTTTGCCATTTATGATATACTTCTATATCTAGTTTAATTATAACTTTTAACTAATACAATGCTTCCAACTATGTTAGTTGGAGGATTTACTACTGTAACTCTAGGTTCAGTTGTATTTGCTGGAATATTGACAAACTTCTTATAAAATATTAAATATTTGTCAAATAATACTGGTGGGAGAAATTTCATCAGTATTATTTTTTTATATCAAAAAAGAGAATTTTCAAGTTTTTATACTCAAAAATTCTCTTTTTTATGTCAGACTAAATTTTATTTTTTATCTTATTCGAATTGAACAACTAATGAAGCATCATGAACAACTTTATTTTGTCTATCTAGAGAAGAAACTGCTCTGATAACCCATTGTCCACTTTTTGATGGAACAAATGCGAATACTCCATTGTCATCAGTAAATACTCTTACACTTGTTTTAGGAGCTACTTTATTAGGAGTCCAAGTGTTGTTAGTCATATCTATTTTACCATTGATGAAATCAACATCTACTCTTGCATTCTTTATAGGATTTCCATCTTTATCAACAAATTTTGCTCTGAATACATTTTCTTTCCAAGCATTAACTGGGTTAACTAAAGGAACTATTTCATTGTATCCTGGAGCTACTCTTTGGTTGTAGTCTGATCCTGCTGAATCTTTAGTTATTATTAATTTTTCTACTGGATTGAATGTGTACCCTTCATCTTTTGTGTTTCCACTATCCATTACGAATACCCAGCTTCCTCCACCTTTTAATCCATCTTCAGCTGTGTAA encodes the following:
- a CDS encoding DUF4198 domain-containing protein, whose amino-acid sequence is MKKSLVLIGSILLAANLFAHDHFLYTSNLDASNQKEVKMKAILAHPAEGPEVEPVSIATVDGKTSLPKAFFVVHDGVKTDLLSKVKVGTIKTAKGQYVALDAIYTAEDGLKGGGSWVFVMDSGNTKDEGYTFNPVEKLIITKDSAGSDYNQRVAPGYNEIVPLVNPVNAWKENVFRAKFVDKDGNPIKNARVDVDFINGKIDMTNNTWTPNKVAPKTSVRVFTDDNGVFAFVPSKSGQWVIRAVSSLDRQNKVVHDASLVVQFE